A stretch of DNA from Etheostoma cragini isolate CJK2018 unplaced genomic scaffold, CSU_Ecrag_1.0 ScbMSFa_353, whole genome shotgun sequence:
agacagacaggcagacagacagacaggcaggcaggcaggcagaaaggcagacaggcagacaggcagacagacaacaacctctaaaatattaaataacgGGAAATAAAACCTTGgacaaaaagtataaaagaaacaatattggTGTAATCCGGACAGATAACAGTTTTACCTTTGTGTCAGAGTGTCCTGCAGCTGTGTCCTTTCTGTCTGCAGCTGGGTCAGAGTGTCCTGTAGCtgtgtcttttctgtctgcAGATGGGTCAGAGTGTCCTGCAGCTGTGTCCTTTCTGTCTGCAGCTGGGTCAGAGTGTCCTGCAGCtgtgtcttttctgtctgcAGCTGCGTCTTTTCTGTCTGCAGCTGTGTCCTTTCTGTCTGCAGCTGGGTCAGAGTGTCCTGTAGCTGCGTCTTTTCTGTCTGCAGCTGTGTCCTTTCTGTCTGCAGCTGGGTCAGAGTGTCCTGCAGCtgtgtcttttctgtctgcagctgtgtcttttctgtctgcagctgtgtcttttctgtctgcagctgtgtcttttctgtctgcAGGTCTTGGATCTGTTGGGATTTCTGGGCCGATCTCTGCAGCGCCGCCTGGCTCTCCTTCTTCAGATCCTCCAGGGCGGTGTGAAAAACACTGCTGCTGCCCGACTCCTCCTGAAACAACCCAGCCTGAGTGAGATAGGCCCCGCCCACGCTAACTCTGTTAGCACCCCAACAGCAGTATGCTAATACGTGAATGTGCAAAGAAAGTGTCCAAATTTGTcgagaaaatgacaaaaaaattattgaaagtGAAATAAACCCTTTGAACAGAACAAACACCTTAAGaagtaacaaaacataaaataaaaatcaaatgctGTGTATTTCTTCCTATTATTAgtccatgtatgtatgtatattgtatcctttTATGTCATTATGTTTATAttctgtgtgactgattttgctgatggaacactataatttcccattctctctctctatctcgtACCTTGACTTCCTGTCTCAGACGCTCCACTTCCTGTGTCAGACCGTTGATGCTGTCATCCTTCTCCTCTGATTGGTTCCCCAGGGCCTGGAGGCGGGTCTCTGCCTTGCTGAGCTGCTCTGATAGCCTGGCCGACCTGTCAGTCTGCTCTCTGATCTTCGTCTGCAGACCGgtcacctggggggggggggggggggNNNNNNNNNNNNNNNNNNNNNNNNNNNNNNNNNNNNNNNNNNNNNNaggggcgtgtgtgtgtgtgtgtgtgtgtgtgtgtgtgtgt
This window harbors:
- the LOC117940865 gene encoding hyaluronan mediated motility receptor-like, with protein sequence LDGCPNCDSVFSSLETEQRETSRLMKENKALVNGIFQLQTEVTGLQTKIREQTDRSARLSEQLSKAETRLQALGNQSEEKDDSINGLTQEVERLRQEVKEESGSSSVFHTALEDLKKESQAALQRSAQKSQQIQDLQTEKTQLQTEKTQLQTEKTQLQTEKTQLQDTLTQLQTERTQLQTEKTQLQDTLTQLQTERTQLQTEKTQLQTEKTQLQDTLTQLQTERTQLQDTLTHLQTEKTQLQDTLTQLQTERTQLQDTLTQ